A part of Sinorhizobium chiapasense genomic DNA contains:
- a CDS encoding adenylate/guanylate cyclase domain-containing protein, with translation MNEAQTLFDALRQSVKPEIVDAFERFVRDAPDRKLCRINALAFARAEGLNEEQTIAAFLHASHHGIFELSWNVLCPGCGGVLDANTSLKSLQQEEYTCALCAAGYEPTLDEMVEVTFTVSPRVRHIEAHNPHELPPAEYFRQIYWGSGVDLPEEGYEDRVDEFMIEALELPPGDKAVIALQLPAEFVIIFEPVTHAAQFVEVAGEPTKERRNLALVFDRGHRHGETLRLQPGPLRIQVENHAEVRTLPSVCIANDALHGMLGRRRPFLTAKRLLSNQTFRDLYRTDTIDVDQRLKITSLTFLFTDLRGSTELYERVGDLAAFDLVRTHFAVLNEIVAAEAGAVVKTIGDAVMATFPTPDRAVAAAMRMRDAMRELNEERGSEDLLLKIGIHEGPCIAVNLNERQDYFGQTVNIASRVQHLATSREIFATGSVVEDPRASRLLSDRGLNPMSHNVTLRGITNEISIFAIP, from the coding sequence ATGAATGAAGCTCAGACTCTGTTCGATGCGCTGCGCCAGTCGGTGAAGCCGGAGATTGTCGATGCCTTCGAGCGGTTCGTGCGGGATGCGCCGGACCGCAAGCTCTGCCGCATCAACGCGCTCGCGTTCGCGCGAGCCGAGGGGCTCAACGAGGAGCAGACGATCGCGGCCTTCCTCCATGCGTCCCATCACGGCATCTTCGAACTGTCCTGGAACGTGCTCTGCCCGGGTTGTGGCGGCGTGCTCGACGCCAATACCTCGCTCAAGTCCCTGCAGCAGGAGGAATATACCTGCGCGCTCTGTGCCGCCGGCTACGAGCCGACGCTCGACGAAATGGTTGAGGTGACCTTCACCGTGAGCCCGCGTGTGCGCCACATCGAGGCCCACAATCCGCACGAGCTGCCGCCGGCCGAATATTTCCGCCAGATCTACTGGGGCTCGGGCGTCGACTTGCCCGAAGAGGGTTATGAAGACAGGGTCGACGAGTTCATGATCGAGGCGCTCGAATTGCCGCCCGGCGACAAGGCGGTCATCGCGCTGCAGCTTCCGGCGGAATTCGTGATCATCTTCGAGCCTGTGACGCACGCGGCGCAATTCGTCGAGGTGGCCGGGGAGCCGACCAAGGAGCGAAGGAACCTCGCCCTGGTCTTTGACCGCGGCCACCGCCACGGCGAGACCTTGCGCCTCCAGCCCGGGCCGCTCAGGATCCAGGTGGAGAACCACGCCGAAGTGCGCACCCTGCCCTCGGTCTGCATCGCGAACGACGCGCTCCACGGCATGCTCGGCCGCCGCCGGCCCTTCCTGACGGCCAAGCGCCTGCTTTCCAACCAGACGTTCCGCGATCTCTATCGCACCGACACGATCGACGTCGACCAGCGGCTGAAAATCACCAGCCTCACCTTCCTTTTCACGGACCTCCGCGGCTCGACCGAGCTTTACGAGCGTGTCGGCGACCTTGCGGCCTTCGATCTCGTCAGAACGCATTTCGCTGTCTTGAACGAAATCGTCGCGGCCGAAGCCGGCGCGGTCGTCAAGACGATCGGTGATGCGGTGATGGCGACCTTCCCGACACCGGACCGGGCAGTTGCAGCGGCGATGCGGATGCGCGATGCGATGCGCGAACTCAACGAAGAGCGCGGCAGCGAGGACCTGCTGCTAAAGATCGGCATCCACGAAGGGCCGTGCATCGCCGTTAACCTCAACGAGCGTCAGGACTATTTCGGCCAGACCGTCAACATCGCCTCGCGCGTCCAGCATCTCGCCACCTCGCGCGAGATCTTCGCCACCGGTTCGGTGGTGGAGGATCCGCGCGCATCGAGACTCCTCAGCGACCGCGGCCTCAATCCCATGTCGCACAATGTCACGCTTCGCGGCATCACCAACGAGATCAGCATTTTCGCGATCCCGTGA
- a CDS encoding GFA family protein produces the protein MRSRTASCACGQLRIEVRGEPLGVGVCHCFACQRRTGSVFAALAAFAVPYEVTGTATEYVRVGDQGARFRFRFCPVCGTNLFHTEEGYEESSVAVAVGAFADPSFPPPEDSVYDCRRHSWVQLPEGIRTYEKDPT, from the coding sequence ATGCGTTCCCGAACAGCCTCCTGCGCCTGCGGGCAATTGCGGATTGAAGTCCGGGGCGAACCGCTCGGCGTCGGCGTTTGCCACTGCTTCGCCTGCCAGCGCCGAACGGGCAGCGTCTTTGCGGCGCTCGCGGCCTTCGCCGTACCCTACGAGGTCACCGGCACCGCGACCGAATATGTGCGCGTCGGCGATCAGGGTGCGCGGTTCAGGTTCCGCTTCTGCCCCGTCTGCGGGACGAACCTCTTCCACACCGAGGAGGGGTACGAAGAGTCCTCGGTGGCGGTCGCCGTCGGCGCCTTCGCCGACCCCAGCTTTCCGCCGCCCGAAGATTCGGTCTATGACTGCCGCAGACATTCCTGGGTGCAACTGCCGGAGGGGATAAGGACTTACGAAAAGGATCCGACTTAG
- a CDS encoding peroxiredoxin-like family protein — MAEPTGPLRPGDPAPGFALPAANAEGIVSLDSLRGRPFLMGFFRGLHCPFCRRQVKQLARVQPVLHATGVETLAVINTPVERARLYFRYQPTPVTLLCDPDCHTHRAFGLRRVEFLADGSDEAAEWPSRAKVEQFQAARINPTGELPQALQPMEANGVLNAKDGFEPDETDNAIFAKHGTQLVGHFLVDAAGIIHWAQLEAREGPDGLCTFPTAAEIIAAADNLGH; from the coding sequence ATGGCAGAACCGACAGGTCCGCTGCGGCCCGGAGATCCGGCGCCCGGCTTCGCGCTGCCCGCCGCGAATGCCGAAGGGATAGTCTCCCTCGACAGCCTGCGCGGTCGCCCGTTTCTGATGGGTTTCTTTCGCGGGCTGCACTGCCCGTTCTGCCGGCGCCAGGTGAAGCAGCTTGCCCGTGTCCAGCCTGTGCTTCACGCCACCGGGGTCGAGACGCTCGCCGTGATCAACACGCCTGTCGAGCGCGCGCGCCTCTATTTCCGCTACCAGCCGACGCCGGTAACGCTTCTTTGTGATCCCGATTGCCACACGCACAGGGCCTTCGGCCTGCGGCGCGTCGAGTTCCTGGCCGATGGCAGCGACGAAGCGGCGGAATGGCCGTCCCGCGCGAAGGTCGAGCAGTTCCAGGCGGCGCGAATCAATCCGACCGGCGAGCTGCCGCAGGCGTTGCAGCCGATGGAAGCCAACGGCGTGCTCAACGCCAAGGATGGTTTCGAGCCGGACGAAACCGACAATGCGATCTTTGCAAAGCACGGCACGCAGCTCGTCGGGCACTTCCTCGTCGACGCAGCCGGCATCATCCACTGGGCTCAGCTCGAGGCGCGCGAGGGACCGGACGGCCTCTGCACCTTCCCGACCGCGGCCGAGATCATCGCGGCCGCCGACAATCTCGGACACTGA
- a CDS encoding cyclic nucleotide-gated ion channel — MSARPFSKISAPFNGLLAAVGLVAVAALTTPDITERVRLGLQVLLVGIWGVYVLQLIETLVVRRAKGRQDSTPAVAIDVLAVLVPMAGFLFASTRNQDLFCAIWLFKPLRNSTFFRLMGRVIVNEARNLIGVTSVFGLVLFAAALAGYIIERDVQPDKFGSIPQAMWWAVVTLSTTGYGDAIPHSFAGRVLAGLVMMCGIGIFALWAGLLATGFYAEVRRQDFVRNWQLVAAVPLFQNLGSSALVEIVRALRPRVVPAGAVICRKGEAGDQMYFIVEGRVCVATPDPIELGPGSFFGEMALISGEPRSATVSATTEVSLLSLHAEDFQMLSASNPDISDIIRKTALERRSAIPKA, encoded by the coding sequence ATGTCGGCACGGCCTTTCTCGAAGATTTCCGCGCCGTTCAACGGGCTGCTCGCAGCGGTTGGGCTGGTGGCGGTTGCTGCGCTTACCACACCGGATATCACCGAGCGGGTGAGGCTCGGCCTGCAGGTCCTGCTCGTCGGTATCTGGGGTGTCTATGTCCTGCAACTGATCGAGACGCTGGTCGTGCGGCGCGCGAAAGGTCGCCAGGACAGCACACCGGCGGTCGCCATCGATGTGCTGGCCGTTCTGGTGCCTATGGCCGGCTTCCTGTTCGCCTCCACCCGCAATCAGGACCTTTTCTGCGCCATCTGGCTCTTTAAGCCGCTCAGAAATTCCACGTTCTTCCGGCTGATGGGCAGGGTGATTGTCAACGAGGCGCGAAACCTGATTGGCGTCACATCGGTCTTCGGCCTCGTGCTGTTCGCTGCGGCGCTCGCGGGGTATATCATCGAGCGCGACGTCCAGCCGGATAAATTCGGCAGCATTCCGCAGGCGATGTGGTGGGCCGTTGTCACGCTGTCGACCACCGGTTACGGCGACGCGATCCCGCATAGTTTCGCCGGCCGCGTGCTGGCCGGGCTGGTCATGATGTGCGGCATCGGCATCTTCGCGCTCTGGGCCGGCCTCCTTGCAACCGGCTTCTACGCCGAAGTCCGTCGCCAGGACTTCGTGCGCAATTGGCAGCTGGTCGCCGCCGTGCCGCTGTTCCAGAACCTCGGCTCGTCCGCGCTGGTCGAGATCGTCAGAGCGCTGAGGCCGCGTGTCGTGCCGGCCGGCGCCGTGATCTGCCGCAAGGGCGAGGCGGGCGACCAGATGTACTTCATCGTCGAGGGCCGCGTTTGCGTCGCGACGCCGGACCCGATCGAGCTCGGCCCCGGCAGCTTTTTCGGCGAGATGGCGCTGATCAGCGGTGAGCCCCGCTCGGCGACCGTCAGCGCCACGACCGAGGTCTCGCTGCTGTCGCTGCACGCGGAGGATTTCCAGATGCTGTCCGCCAGCAACCCGGACATCTCTGACATCATCCGCAAGACCGCGCTCGAACGGCGCAGCGCGATCCCGAAGGCTTGA
- a CDS encoding DinB family protein produces MTSSQDLICRPYRQLARNARLANARLDRACMALNPGEWEASRTSFFPSLKETMVHLLNADRYYIDTLRGERRGLARPPGSRATADEFSIERAEVDEWLVDFSESLTAEELSREISIPWPERTIAETVADTLLHVFMHGQHHRGQIHSMLSGTSVPPPQIDEFILTDNGAARAEDLKAMGWTEAQLTR; encoded by the coding sequence ATGACCTCTTCGCAGGATTTGATATGCCGGCCCTATCGCCAGCTTGCGCGCAATGCTCGTCTCGCCAATGCGCGGCTGGATCGCGCCTGCATGGCGCTCAACCCCGGTGAATGGGAGGCGTCCCGAACATCGTTCTTCCCGTCGCTCAAGGAGACGATGGTCCATCTTCTGAATGCCGATCGATACTATATCGACACGCTGCGCGGCGAACGGCGCGGCCTGGCGAGACCGCCGGGGAGCCGCGCCACGGCGGACGAATTTTCGATCGAACGGGCAGAGGTCGACGAATGGCTGGTCGATTTCAGCGAGAGCCTGACGGCAGAGGAACTTTCACGCGAGATCAGCATTCCCTGGCCGGAAAGGACAATCGCCGAAACCGTCGCCGATACGCTGCTTCACGTTTTCATGCACGGCCAGCACCACCGCGGCCAGATCCATTCGATGCTATCGGGAACGAGCGTCCCCCCACCGCAGATCGACGAATTCATCCTTACCGACAACGGCGCGGCGCGAGCTGAGGACCTCAAGGCAATGGGTTGGACCGAAGCTCAGCTGACGCGATAG
- a CDS encoding class I SAM-dependent methyltransferase — protein sequence MANVENNKIDQAKLDAIVSRAIGDLSAGYGGVMVSLGNRLGLYKALAGAGPLTSNELANRADCAERYVREWLGSQVAGGYVTYHASSGTYELSPEQALVLAEEDSPVFIPHAWAVPASMWADENKAVEAFRSGKGIAWGDHDGRLYCGVAAFYRNAYKASLVAEWLPALSGGIEKKLRTGARVADVGCGHGHSTVLMAKAFPASRFHGFDIHPESVAEARKVAEEAGVSDRVTFASARADSYPGADYDLICFFDCLHDMGNPVAAAAHAVKAIAGEGSVMLVEPFANDRVEDNVSPVARIYYAASTTICCAHAISDGGHLVLGAQAGEARLADVFRKAGFSRFRRALETPFNLILEARL from the coding sequence ATGGCAAACGTAGAAAATAACAAGATCGACCAGGCGAAGCTCGATGCGATCGTCTCGCGGGCGATCGGCGATCTCTCGGCGGGTTACGGCGGCGTGATGGTGAGCCTCGGCAACCGCCTCGGCCTCTACAAGGCGCTGGCCGGCGCCGGCCCGCTGACCTCGAATGAACTGGCGAACCGTGCGGATTGCGCCGAACGCTATGTGCGCGAATGGCTCGGCTCCCAGGTGGCAGGCGGCTATGTGACCTACCATGCCAGCAGCGGCACTTACGAGCTCTCGCCGGAGCAGGCGCTTGTGCTGGCCGAGGAAGACAGTCCTGTCTTCATCCCCCATGCCTGGGCCGTTCCTGCGTCCATGTGGGCGGACGAGAACAAGGCGGTGGAGGCCTTCCGCAGCGGCAAGGGCATTGCCTGGGGAGATCACGACGGCCGGCTTTATTGCGGCGTCGCGGCCTTCTACAGGAACGCCTACAAGGCCAGCCTGGTGGCCGAGTGGCTGCCCGCTCTCAGCGGCGGCATCGAGAAGAAGCTAAGGACCGGCGCGCGTGTCGCCGATGTCGGGTGCGGGCACGGGCATTCGACGGTGCTGATGGCAAAGGCCTTTCCGGCATCACGCTTCCATGGCTTCGATATCCACCCGGAATCGGTTGCTGAGGCGCGCAAGGTCGCGGAAGAAGCCGGCGTTTCGGATCGGGTCACCTTTGCGAGCGCGCGCGCGGACAGTTACCCGGGCGCGGACTACGATCTCATCTGCTTTTTCGACTGCCTCCATGACATGGGCAACCCGGTCGCCGCGGCGGCGCATGCGGTAAAGGCGATTGCAGGCGAGGGGTCGGTAATGCTGGTGGAGCCCTTTGCCAATGATCGGGTCGAAGACAACGTGTCGCCGGTCGCCCGGATCTACTACGCAGCCTCCACGACGATCTGCTGCGCCCATGCGATCTCGGACGGCGGCCATCTGGTGCTCGGCGCCCAGGCCGGCGAGGCACGGCTCGCGGACGTCTTCCGCAAGGCCGGCTTCAGCCGCTTCCGCCGGGCGCTGGAGACGCCGTTCAACCTGATCCTCGAGGCGCGGCTCTGA
- a CDS encoding GlxA family transcriptional regulator: MPRNTAETGSNPLHVSLIAIPEAVVSTLSGIFDVMNAFAILPSPGQASVPAPPFRVEIVGLWSGPLELASGVPVMVQRGISAIETTDIVIVPSVLLGPDGWQTGRHPELVDWLSAMHRRGALLCSACSGLFLLAETGLFDGVDATVHFGYAHAFHNAFPKVTIHPERVLVVAGDREELITSGASMTWHDLVLYLIARHAGATAAQAVARYFALQWHQDGLAPYIVFEGRNDHGDVAIQTAQEWIATHFSVANPLEEMVLRAGLAERTFKRRFTGATGLSPIAYVQRLRIEDAKRRLERTEAPVDEISWQVGYEDPAFFRRLFKRVTGLTPGSYRRRFMIPDYAQPPRKE; this comes from the coding sequence ATGCCGCGCAACACCGCCGAGACCGGATCGAACCCGCTTCACGTGAGCCTCATCGCCATTCCCGAGGCCGTGGTGTCGACGCTGAGCGGCATCTTCGACGTGATGAACGCCTTTGCTATCCTGCCGTCTCCCGGCCAGGCATCGGTTCCCGCGCCGCCGTTCCGGGTCGAGATCGTGGGGTTGTGGTCCGGCCCGCTGGAACTCGCCAGCGGCGTGCCTGTGATGGTGCAGCGTGGCATCTCCGCCATCGAAACCACCGACATCGTCATCGTCCCCTCGGTCCTGCTCGGGCCGGACGGCTGGCAGACAGGCCGGCATCCGGAACTGGTCGATTGGCTGAGCGCCATGCATCGCCGCGGCGCGCTCCTGTGCTCGGCCTGCTCGGGCCTTTTCCTGCTTGCCGAGACGGGGCTTTTCGATGGCGTCGATGCCACGGTGCATTTCGGCTATGCCCACGCCTTTCACAACGCCTTCCCGAAGGTGACGATCCACCCCGAGCGCGTGCTGGTCGTTGCCGGGGACCGCGAGGAGTTGATTACCTCAGGCGCCTCCATGACCTGGCACGATCTGGTGCTCTATCTGATCGCCCGCCACGCCGGAGCAACGGCGGCCCAGGCGGTCGCCCGCTATTTCGCTCTGCAATGGCATCAGGACGGGCTCGCACCTTACATCGTCTTCGAGGGGCGCAACGACCACGGCGACGTCGCGATCCAGACGGCGCAAGAATGGATCGCAACGCATTTCTCGGTCGCCAATCCGCTGGAGGAGATGGTCCTCCGCGCCGGGCTTGCCGAACGCACCTTCAAACGCCGCTTCACCGGCGCCACCGGCCTCAGCCCGATCGCCTATGTCCAGCGCCTGAGGATCGAGGATGCCAAGCGCCGGCTCGAACGGACGGAAGCCCCAGTCGATGAGATCAGCTGGCAGGTCGGTTACGAGGACCCGGCCTTCTTCCGCCGCCTGTTCAAGCGCGTCACCGGACTGACGCCGGGAAGCTATCGCCGGCGCTTCATGATTCCCGACTACGCCCAGCCGCCGCGGAAGGAATAG
- a CDS encoding dihydrofolate reductase family protein, producing the protein MRKIVVGAFVSLDGVMQAPGGPEEDPIGGFKFGGWVAPYFDETMGAAVDEMFAKPFDLLLGRKTYDIFAAHWPYAGADDPIGTLFDRITKFVATRNPDFKLGWQNSQTLGSDVVATLRKLKSEDGPDLLTQGSTDLLQTLFRNDLVDEMYVSIFPVVLGKGKKLFGDGASPMALKLVSSKVSGSGVTVNKYVRAGEIVTGSFEFEQPTEAELERRRNLT; encoded by the coding sequence ATGAGAAAGATCGTTGTTGGTGCATTTGTAAGTCTCGACGGAGTGATGCAGGCGCCGGGCGGGCCGGAGGAGGACCCGATCGGCGGCTTCAAGTTTGGCGGCTGGGTGGCCCCCTATTTCGACGAGACGATGGGTGCGGCAGTGGACGAGATGTTTGCCAAGCCGTTCGATCTTCTGCTCGGCAGGAAGACCTACGACATTTTCGCGGCGCACTGGCCTTATGCCGGCGCCGACGATCCGATCGGCACCTTGTTCGACCGCATCACCAAATTTGTCGCAACGCGCAATCCGGATTTCAAGCTCGGCTGGCAGAACAGCCAGACCCTCGGCAGCGACGTTGTCGCGACGCTCCGGAAGCTGAAGAGCGAGGACGGGCCGGATCTCCTGACGCAAGGGTCGACCGACCTGCTGCAGACGCTTTTCCGCAATGATCTCGTCGACGAGATGTATGTGTCGATTTTCCCGGTCGTGCTCGGCAAGGGCAAGAAACTGTTTGGCGACGGCGCCTCCCCGATGGCGCTGAAGCTCGTCAGTTCGAAGGTCTCCGGCTCTGGAGTGACCGTGAACAAATACGTGCGCGCCGGCGAGATCGTCACCGGCTCGTTCGAGTTCGAGCAGCCGACTGAAGCGGAACTGGAGCGGCGGAGAAACCTGACCTGA
- a CDS encoding CBS domain-containing protein produces the protein MKISEAMHSGVRWISPDTDLRTVAHIMKDEDIGALPVGENDRLIGMVTDRDMALRAFANGHDLDALTVRDVMTNQIVFCRTSESLEDAIRLMEEKKIRRLPVINDDKRMVGMLSLGDISHSSSREMTGELLKAVSGHHA, from the coding sequence ATGAAAATTTCGGAAGCCATGCATTCTGGAGTACGTTGGATCTCGCCGGATACGGACCTGCGCACGGTGGCGCACATCATGAAGGACGAGGACATCGGCGCCCTGCCCGTCGGCGAAAACGACCGCCTGATCGGAATGGTCACGGATCGCGACATGGCGCTGCGCGCCTTCGCCAACGGCCATGATCTCGACGCGCTCACGGTGCGCGACGTCATGACGAACCAGATCGTCTTCTGCCGCACGAGCGAATCCCTCGAGGACGCCATCCGGCTGATGGAGGAAAAGAAAATTCGGCGGCTGCCGGTGATCAACGACGACAAGCGCATGGTCGGCATGCTGTCGCTCGGCGATATTTCCCATAGCAGCAGCCGGGAAATGACGGGCGAACTGCTCAAGGCCGTCAGCGGCCATCACGCCTAG
- a CDS encoding FecR family protein, with protein sequence MSYLRGAAIVALGLIFYSPVSMAAEAIGEAVRIRTEVRGAGGPLAVKDPVYRDERILTSKSGLGQFVFRDGTKLAVGWGSSVVIDKFVFDDSNNLQKLSLRATKGTFRWVSGKSKSTAYEILTPAGTIGVRGTAFDFYVGGDGTTALVLLNGEASFCGPGGCKQLTRRCDCVVANRNGNVTDTRRVNRRILEALGNEGALPFLSGNQQLSGGLGWVGGGCSIRAALPIPPTQPERFKPEKKQAQQQKPPPKPDKPDKPPPKPDKPDKPPPKPDKPDKPPPKPDKPETPRPDKPEKPRQDQDRPRDGSRNNG encoded by the coding sequence ATGTCCTATTTGCGTGGCGCTGCAATCGTTGCACTCGGCTTGATTTTTTACAGTCCGGTGTCAATGGCCGCTGAAGCGATCGGTGAAGCGGTTCGGATCAGGACTGAAGTCAGAGGTGCGGGCGGTCCGCTGGCGGTCAAAGACCCGGTTTATCGGGACGAACGGATTCTCACCTCGAAATCCGGGCTGGGACAATTTGTGTTCCGCGACGGCACCAAACTGGCGGTCGGCTGGGGCTCGTCGGTCGTCATCGACAAATTCGTCTTCGACGACTCCAACAACTTGCAGAAGCTCAGCCTGAGGGCGACGAAGGGCACGTTCCGCTGGGTCAGCGGAAAGTCGAAAAGCACTGCCTACGAGATCCTGACGCCGGCCGGAACGATCGGCGTCCGCGGCACCGCCTTCGACTTCTATGTCGGCGGCGACGGAACGACGGCTCTCGTTCTGCTCAACGGAGAGGCCAGTTTCTGCGGCCCCGGCGGTTGCAAACAGCTGACAAGGCGTTGCGACTGCGTGGTTGCCAACCGCAACGGCAACGTCACCGACACGCGCCGCGTCAACCGCCGCATCCTGGAGGCCCTTGGGAACGAGGGAGCATTGCCGTTCCTTTCCGGCAACCAGCAGCTTTCCGGCGGGCTGGGTTGGGTCGGCGGCGGCTGCAGCATTCGTGCGGCGCTCCCAATTCCGCCAACACAGCCCGAGCGGTTCAAGCCCGAGAAAAAGCAGGCGCAGCAGCAGAAGCCGCCTCCGAAGCCGGACAAGCCGGACAAGCCGCCTCCAAAGCCGGACAAACCGGACAAGCCGCCTCCAAAGCCGGACAAACCGGACAAGCCGCCTCCAAAGCCGGACAAGCCAGAGACGCCGCGCCCGGATAAGCCGGAGAAGCCGCGTCAAGACCAGGACCGGCCGCGAGACGGCAGCCGCAACAACGGTTAG
- a CDS encoding CHASE2 domain-containing protein: MTRAQQVGVIIGLAIVAALTMLRASDPPLLRLARNLTFDEYQRIKPRTFENMPVRIVDIDEASLRELGQWPWPRNRIAALVDRLSEMGASAIAFDILFAEPDRLSPRNVVRDVGGIDPSLLRQMPDNDEIFAQAIADRPVVLGFGISNEGNYRPPVKAGFAFTGESPFGAPPHLKAATPLRPQLEANAAGIGHISLNPGATSAVVRAVPLFLSDGEQFYPNLALEALRVAQGASTYVLAAAPEVTDTLTDAKIGDFVVPVTAAGELWLYVSPDRVERYVSARHVLAPAGAPPEVRSAIEGSIVFIGTSAAGLQDIRTTALGQNVPGVSLHAQTVEQILSGHFLSRPDWADGLEILSIAVAGTLLVVLTTFVSPAVALACGLAITALALIASWLAFLYGGLLFDPLAPIVSASITHFAATAFRFLVTDRERRAVRRAFGQYLSPSLLYRIEHTRDALRLGGDDRELTVMFVDVRNFTEISERLAPTAVVGFLNTLLDALSRHVIANEGTLDKFIGDSIMAFWNAPVDVAGHPGKAVRAALGMRETLLRLNADDAFGFGKEQAIAIGVGIHTGIACVGNMGAEAHFNYSAVGDTVNVAARIEASCKDVHFDILVSEETAKVLPGHALLEAGMLALKGKSTRTRLFAVVGDEKLGASAEFAELRCLHLKLIDALRARVPNRKILNAAKLKAATLPGLTEFYRRISRRADHFADHGKSGLAERV; encoded by the coding sequence ATGACACGCGCGCAGCAGGTGGGCGTCATTATCGGCTTGGCGATTGTAGCGGCTCTGACCATGCTGCGGGCAAGCGATCCGCCGTTGCTGCGGCTCGCCCGCAATCTCACATTCGACGAGTACCAGCGTATCAAGCCGCGCACCTTCGAGAACATGCCGGTGCGGATCGTCGACATAGATGAGGCGTCGCTCCGGGAGCTCGGTCAGTGGCCGTGGCCGAGAAATCGCATCGCCGCCCTGGTTGACCGGTTGTCGGAGATGGGCGCGTCGGCGATCGCATTCGACATTCTCTTTGCCGAGCCCGATCGCCTGTCGCCGCGCAACGTGGTGCGCGACGTTGGCGGGATCGACCCGTCGCTGCTTCGTCAAATGCCCGACAACGACGAGATCTTCGCCCAGGCGATCGCGGACAGACCTGTCGTGCTGGGCTTCGGCATTTCCAACGAAGGGAACTATCGCCCGCCGGTGAAGGCCGGCTTCGCCTTTACCGGCGAAAGCCCCTTCGGCGCGCCTCCGCATCTTAAGGCGGCGACGCCACTCAGGCCACAACTCGAGGCCAATGCCGCCGGTATCGGCCATATCAGCCTCAATCCCGGCGCGACGTCGGCGGTCGTGCGCGCCGTTCCGCTATTTCTAAGCGACGGCGAACAGTTCTATCCGAACCTCGCGCTCGAAGCGCTGAGGGTGGCGCAGGGCGCCTCGACCTATGTGCTCGCCGCTGCCCCGGAGGTGACGGATACCTTGACGGACGCCAAGATCGGGGACTTCGTGGTTCCGGTGACCGCGGCCGGAGAGCTCTGGCTCTATGTCAGCCCGGACAGGGTGGAACGCTACGTCTCGGCCAGGCACGTGCTCGCCCCCGCTGGGGCGCCGCCGGAGGTGAGGTCTGCCATCGAGGGCAGTATCGTGTTTATCGGCACGTCGGCGGCAGGATTGCAGGACATTCGCACGACCGCCCTCGGGCAGAACGTTCCCGGCGTCTCGCTGCACGCGCAAACGGTGGAGCAGATCCTGTCCGGCCATTTTCTCTCGCGCCCGGACTGGGCGGATGGCCTCGAGATCCTGTCCATTGCCGTCGCCGGCACGCTGCTCGTGGTGCTCACCACCTTCGTCAGCCCGGCGGTCGCGCTCGCCTGCGGCCTGGCCATCACCGCGCTTGCCCTCATCGCCTCCTGGCTCGCCTTCCTCTATGGCGGGCTGCTTTTTGATCCACTGGCCCCGATCGTCAGCGCGTCGATCACCCATTTCGCGGCCACCGCATTCCGCTTCCTCGTCACCGACCGCGAGCGTCGCGCGGTCCGGCGGGCCTTCGGCCAGTATCTTTCGCCGTCGCTGCTCTACCGCATCGAGCACACGCGCGATGCGCTGCGCCTCGGCGGCGACGACCGCGAGCTGACCGTGATGTTCGTCGACGTCCGGAATTTCACCGAAATCAGCGAACGGCTGGCGCCGACCGCCGTCGTCGGCTTCTTGAACACGCTGCTCGATGCGCTGAGCCGCCACGTGATCGCCAACGAAGGCACGCTCGACAAGTTCATCGGGGATTCGATCATGGCATTCTGGAACGCCCCCGTCGACGTCGCCGGACACCCGGGCAAGGCCGTTCGCGCGGCGCTTGGCATGCGCGAGACGCTGCTCCGCCTCAATGCCGACGACGCCTTCGGCTTCGGAAAGGAGCAAGCCATCGCGATCGGGGTCGGCATTCACACCGGCATCGCCTGCGTCGGCAACATGGGCGCCGAGGCCCACTTCAACTACTCCGCCGTCGGCGACACGGTCAACGTCGCGGCGCGAATAGAGGCGTCGTGCAAGGATGTCCACTTCGACATTCTGGTGTCCGAGGAGACCGCGAAGGTGCTGCCGGGCCATGCCCTGCTCGAGGCGGGGATGCTGGCGCTCAAGGGAAAGAGCACGCGGACAAGGCTCTTCGCCGTCGTGGGCGACGAAAAACTCGGCGCTTCCGCCGAATTCGCCGAACTCAGATGCCTCCATCTGAAACTTATCGACGCCCTGCGGGCCCGTGTGCCGAACCGCAAGATCCTGAACGCGGCAAAGCTCAAGGCAGCGACGCTCCCGGGGCTGACGGAGTTCTACCGACGGATATCGCGCCGGGCCGACCACTTCGCAGATCACGGCAAATCAGGATTGGCCGAACGAGTCTAA